A portion of the Microlunatus phosphovorus NM-1 genome contains these proteins:
- a CDS encoding DUF2237 family protein yields MEPELNVLGGPLELCGIDPVTGFYRDGHCTCGPAEARHLICVVVTTDFLAHQRSVGNDLSSAMPAYGFPGLQPGERWCVMLERWLQSYSAGRAAPVVLAATNRRVLEVVPLEILQQFAVDVPDDLSSLG; encoded by the coding sequence GTGGAGCCCGAGCTGAACGTGTTGGGTGGCCCACTGGAGCTGTGCGGCATCGACCCGGTCACCGGTTTCTATCGCGATGGCCATTGCACCTGCGGTCCCGCCGAGGCACGGCATCTGATCTGCGTCGTCGTCACCACCGATTTCTTGGCCCACCAGCGCTCCGTCGGCAACGACTTGAGCAGTGCGATGCCTGCGTACGGCTTTCCGGGGCTGCAGCCCGGGGAGCGTTGGTGCGTGATGCTGGAGCGCTGGCTGCAGTCCTACAGCGCCGGGCGCGCGGCGCCGGTGGTGCTCGCCGCGACCAATCGGCGGGTTCTGGAGGTGGTGCCGCTGGAGATCCTGCAGCAGTTCGCCGTCGATGTGCCCGACGATCTCAGCTCGCTGGGCTGA
- a CDS encoding EamA family transporter: MSSTSPDLEVASDNRTKEATATTSRPSSGPDRPGAKLRGILAILTSATSAQTGAAIGAHAFPAMGPIGVVAVRQVVAAAVLLPAARPKLHRLGWQQWWPCLVLGGVFLTMNLAVYSAIDRIGLGLAVTLEFLGPLTIALLSSRGVREIGLAALAGIGVYVLILPGPASDLIGIGLGLLGGAGWAAYILTNSLAGRRLSGLQAPAVGSLISATMAIPILVWLAVDGRLWGQPLLLAATAGVLSSAIPYAADLTALRYVPKRFFAVFTSVHPVIAALAGVVVLGQLLSVHEWLGIAIVVIANVLATLRTR; this comes from the coding sequence GAGCAGCGGCCCGGACCGTCCCGGCGCCAAGCTCCGCGGGATCCTTGCGATCCTGACCAGCGCAACCAGTGCGCAGACCGGTGCCGCCATCGGCGCCCACGCCTTCCCTGCCATGGGACCGATCGGTGTCGTCGCCGTACGCCAAGTCGTCGCAGCGGCCGTTCTGCTGCCGGCCGCCCGGCCCAAGCTGCACCGACTCGGCTGGCAGCAGTGGTGGCCGTGCCTGGTGCTGGGTGGGGTGTTCCTCACCATGAACCTCGCCGTCTACTCCGCGATCGACCGGATCGGGCTCGGCCTCGCGGTGACCTTGGAGTTCCTCGGTCCGTTGACGATCGCCTTGCTGAGCTCCCGCGGTGTTCGAGAGATCGGTCTCGCCGCGCTGGCCGGCATCGGGGTCTACGTCTTGATCCTGCCGGGCCCGGCCAGCGACCTGATCGGGATCGGTCTCGGTCTGCTCGGCGGCGCCGGGTGGGCCGCCTACATTCTCACGAACTCCCTGGCCGGCCGTCGGTTGAGCGGGCTACAGGCGCCGGCGGTCGGCAGCCTGATCTCGGCCACCATGGCGATACCGATACTGGTCTGGCTGGCCGTCGACGGTCGGCTCTGGGGCCAGCCGCTGCTGCTGGCGGCCACGGCCGGCGTGTTGTCGTCAGCCATCCCGTACGCGGCCGATCTGACCGCCCTGCGCTACGTGCCCAAGCGCTTCTTCGCCGTTTTCACGAGCGTGCACCCCGTGATCGCGGCCCTCGCCGGAGTGGTCGTGCTGGGCCAACTGCTGTCGGTCCACGAGTGGCTCGGAATCGCGATCGTGGTGATCGCCAATGTGCTCGCGACACTGCGTACCCGCTGA
- a CDS encoding glycine cleavage system protein R — protein sequence MTTLVLTVVGEDRVGLVKTLADVVSSHGGNWERSHLAELAGTFAGVVVVTVPDRRADELTAALTPLDGLLDISVRSAGSDSAQQPASAPSRQVRLELLGNDRPGIVAAVSGILAEHGLGVADLQTSTREAPMAGGLLFEATAVVTVANDVSLDGVREALEELATEILVDLSVVELD from the coding sequence GTGACCACCCTTGTGCTCACCGTCGTCGGTGAGGATCGCGTTGGCCTGGTGAAGACGCTTGCTGACGTCGTGTCCAGCCACGGTGGCAACTGGGAGCGCAGCCATTTGGCGGAGCTGGCCGGGACCTTCGCGGGCGTCGTCGTGGTGACGGTCCCGGACCGTCGAGCCGACGAGTTGACCGCTGCCCTGACCCCACTCGATGGACTGCTGGACATCTCGGTACGCTCCGCCGGCTCGGATTCGGCTCAGCAGCCGGCGTCGGCGCCGTCGCGACAGGTGCGGCTCGAACTGCTCGGCAATGATCGGCCCGGCATCGTCGCGGCCGTCTCCGGCATCCTCGCCGAGCACGGCCTCGGGGTCGCCGACCTGCAGACCTCGACCAGGGAGGCGCCGATGGCCGGTGGTCTGCTGTTCGAGGCCACCGCGGTCGTCACCGTGGCCAATGACGTCTCGTTGGACGGGGTACGCGAGGCACTGGAAGAGCTAGCCACCGAGATCCTGGTCGACCTGTCGGTCGTCGAGCTCGACTGA